The Longimicrobium sp. genome includes a region encoding these proteins:
- a CDS encoding helix-turn-helix domain-containing protein, giving the protein MPQPTRPVNDRPKFVAAQQDGLFSMAELCRRYGISRQTGYKWVRRYEAQGVEGLREGS; this is encoded by the coding sequence ATGCCGCAACCGACACGACCTGTGAACGATCGTCCGAAATTCGTAGCCGCCCAGCAGGATGGGTTGTTCTCGATGGCCGAGCTGTGCCGCCGGTACGGGATCAGCCGGCAAACCGGCTACAAGTGGGTGCGGCGGTACGAGGCGCAGGGTGTTGAGGGCCTGAGGGAAGGCAGCCA